One segment of Solanum stenotomum isolate F172 chromosome 1, ASM1918654v1, whole genome shotgun sequence DNA contains the following:
- the LOC125869410 gene encoding L-ascorbate oxidase homolog produces MGSGKVTVVALLLCLSVGVIAEDPYLYFNWNVTYGTVSPLGVPQQGILINGQFPGPRINCTSNNNIVVNVFNNLDEPFLFTWNGVQHRKNSWQDGTPGTMCPIMPGQNFTYRFQVKDQIGSYYYFPTTALHRAAGGYGPINVHSRALIPVPFDNPADEYNVFVGDWYNKGHKTLKKVLDGGHTVGRPDGIIINGKSAKVGEAKEPLFTMEAGKTYRYRFCNLGMRSSVNVRFQGHPMKLVELEGSHTVQNIYDSLDLHVGQCLSVLVTADQEPKDYYLVVSSRFLKQELSSVAIIRYANGKGPASPELPASPPDNTEGIAWSMNQFRSFRWNLTASAARPNPQGSYHYGQINITRTIKIINSMGQVNGKLRYGLNGISHSDTETPLKLVEYFGAADKTFKYDLMADEAPADPSKLTVAPNVKNATYRNFVEIIFENHEKSIRTYHLDGYSFFAVAVEPGKWSPEKRKNYNLVDATSRNNIQVYPNSWAAIMLTFDNAGMWNLRSEMWEKTYLGEQLYFSVLSPGRSLRDEYNLPDNHPLCGVVKGMPLPAPYKA; encoded by the coding sequence ACAGTTGTGGCTTTGCTACTTTGCCTCTCAGTAGGGGTAATAGCTGAGGACCCTTACCTCTACTTTAACTGGAACGTTACCTATGGCACAGTCTCTCCATTGGGCGTGCCACAACAAGGTATTCTCATTAATGGCCAGTTCCCTGGGCCTAGAATTAATTGTACCTCCAACAACAACATTGTCGTCAATGTCTTCAATAATTTGGACGAGCCATTCCTCTTTACCTGGAATGGTGTCCAACATAGGAAGAACTCATGGCAAGATGGTACCCCAGGAACCATGTGCCCAATCATGCCTGGTCAAAATTTTACCTACCGCTTCCAGGTCAAGGACCAGATTGGTAGCTACTACTACTTCCCAACCACAGCTTTGCACCGAGCAGCAGGTGGTTATGGTCCCATCAATGTCCACAGTCGTGCTCTCATCCCTGTTCCTTTTGACAATCCTGCCGATGAATACAATGTGTTTGTCGGTGATTGGTACAACAAGGGCCACAAGACTTTGAAAAAGGTTTTGGATGGTGGACACACCGTTGGCAGACCTGATGGCATTATCATCAATGGTAAATCTGCTAAGGTTGGAGAGGCAAAAGAGCCACTCTTTACCATGGAGGCTGGCAAGACCTATAGGTACAGGTTCTGTAACCTTGGCATGAGGTCCTCAGTCAACGTTAGATTCCAAGGTCACCCAATGAAATTAGTCGAGCTAGAGGGATCCCACACCGTACAAAACATCTACGATTCATTGGATCTCCATGTTGGTCAGTGCCTCTCAGTATTGGTGACTGCTGATCAGGAGCCCAAGGACTATTACTTGGTTGTTTCAAGCAGGTTCTTGAAGCAAGAACTCTCCTCTGTTGCCATCATCCGTTATGCCAATGGAAAGGGTCCAGCATCTCCTGAGCTCCCAGCATCCCCACCAGACAACACTGAAGGCATTGCCTGGTCCATGAACCAGTTCCGCTCCTTCAGATGGAACTTAACCGCTAGTGCTGCCCGACCCAACCCTCAGGGTTCCTACCATTACGGACAGATCAACATCACCCGCACCATCAAGATCATCAACTCTATGGGCCAAGTAAATGGTAAGCTTAGATATGGTTTGAACGGTATCTCTCACTCAGATACCGAAACTCCATTGAAGCTTGTAGAGTACTTTGGAGCTGCCGATAAGACCTTCAAGTATGATCTCATGGCTGATGAAGCCCCAGCTGACCCAAGCAAGCTAACAGTTGCCCCAAATGTGAAAAACGCCACCTACCGTAACTTTGTGGAGATCATCTTTGAGAACCACGAGAAGAGCATCAGGACCTATCACCTTGATGGATATTCCTTCTTTGCAGTGGCTGTTGAGCCAGGGAAGTGGAGCCCTGAGAAGAGAAAGAACTACAACTTAGTGGACGCAACAAGCAGGAACAACATCCAGGTTTATCCAAACTCATGGGCAGCAATAATGTTGACATTTGACAATGCAGGAATGTGGAACTTGAGGTCAGAGATGTGGGAGAAGACTTATTTGGGAGAGCAATTGTACTTCAGCGTTCTCTCACCAGGCCGCTCCTTGAGAGATGAATACAACCTCCCAGATAACCATCCTCTCTGCGGTGTTGTCAAAGGCATGCCCCTCCCAGCTCCATATAAGGCTTAA